From one Octopus bimaculoides isolate UCB-OBI-ISO-001 chromosome 1, ASM119413v2, whole genome shotgun sequence genomic stretch:
- the LOC128248932 gene encoding uncharacterized protein K02A2.6-like, whose translation MWAAPTVHRKRIIKSECADFSTGLNECLKRYLYPQPSPEGIFAKLNSGKIFSKLDLPGAYLQIKVEDECSKYLTINTHNRLPFGKKVAAAIFQQIMDAMLVDCEFAIPYLDDILFKCGSRD comes from the coding sequence ATGTGGGCAGCACCAACTGTGcatagaaaaagaataataaaatcagagtgtGCTGATTTTTCCACTGGTTTAAATGAATGTCTTAAAAGGTACCTCTATCCGCAACCTTCTCCGGAGGGTATTTTTGCGAAATTAAACAGtggcaagatattttctaaattggatcTCCCTGGCGCATACCTACAGATTAAAGTAGAGGATGAATGCTCTAAATACTTAACAATTAACACACATAACAGGTTACCATTTGGCAAAAAAGTCGCAGCTGCGATTTTTCAACAGATTATGGATGCAATGTTAGTGGACTGTGAATTCGCAATTCCATATCTGGACGATATACTCTTTAAATGCGGATCCAGGGATTAA